The nucleotide sequence TGATGATCTTCATTTTATGTATTTCCTTTCTTCGCCTTGCCATATCTGTTTCGATGTCATTAACTTTGCAATGCATATTCCTGGTAGCATGATTATATTTCATCTACAGGTCTGCCCTCCAAGCTTTTAAACGGCGGGTGGCTTATTCAAATGTTGGCTATGATCGTATCCTGAGCTGAAAATTCTTGGATGTAACTATGCAATTTTCATATCATCATGGTCTGAGACATTTTATTTCATTATCACGTGATTTTCCTGAACTAAGTGATTTCAGATATAGTAGGATGGAGAACATCTTCTATTAGACGTAACTCTGAGTTGCCTAAAGTACCATCCCTTTAACAATCATTTCTCAGTGAGTTACTTTGTCCATTAACATTTAGTTATTAACTAGCTTTATTAAATCTTCTCTCCAGTGGGAGGATCCATTGAGTGAAAGATACCCACATATTGTACATGAAGAATATACTGCAGGGAGCAGAAATGATAAGTGTACTAGTGATTCCCTTACGGACAGCGATTGTGATGTACTTGAAGGTACTTATCATTTAATCCTGTAGATTAAATAAACTTTGTGTGTTAGGACTTAGGAGTCAGTTCCAGTTAATTTCTTTTAAGTATCTTACTTGTTAGCACTGATAAGCTTGCATTCTCTACCAGTCTTTAAAAGCTTCATTTGCCAGTCATGCTTGTGACTTCCCTACATTTCCCATAAACTTGTCCATTATCATGCTTTTTCAAGCTGTCTCAACTGTTATTCTAGTGGTATGTCGACAAGGCCCTGGTAGTGGCAGTGCTGCTTAAAAGTCTTAGGATCAATTTGAGCTTCATCACTGGGGTTTAtcctttcctttttcatcaaaagaaaatggaaaagcAAATAAGTGGGATGCCTATAGCAAAGATTCCAACGATACGAATTAGTTAGAAGTATTCTCAGGCTGTTTCTATGGCCAATTTGCTTTTTTGAAAAACAATAAGGACCTTGTGAGCCCTCATTTTCATTGATCATTATTTGCCATCAACATATACATCCATGAAATTGTCTGTTAAAGCCCAAAAGAGAGCTTATTCCAACTCAAAATGCATATTTAAGAATTTTTGGTATAATTAAAGGTGAGAGTTTGACTTAGGTGAAGACTCTCTTAGTATTTAAACATATTTAATAAGAACATGAAACTACAAGGCTAAAGTTTTTCTTTTCGTTTAACAATGCCTACTTTGCTTTTTAACTTCTAACTCTTCTTTTCATCCATCTATATGGATTGCACTATTTTGCTTGCAGAAAAGCTAGTAACAGGTCTCACACGGCTGTCTTGGGAAAGAGTCGATGTAAGCTTCCACAACATCAGCATCCAAAGGTTTGCTGCACACAGTGTCATTCAGGTCCTCCACCTCTGAACCACATCTACTACCTCGTCCCTATTTCTCGCTATCTCCATACAtttccattttttaaaaaaaaatctattaatttCAGGTTAAGGATCCATTCACGCATTCGGAAGGTACAGACGTTATACAACACATGATGGATCACTTCCTCACTTGAGGGAGGCAGAGGAATTCTTCTTCAGGTGGTATACATTGATCATCATCCACTAGTGGATCCATTGGATACACAAGGTGGAACAAAGAGCAGCAACAAGAACATGAAGAACAGGTAGCAGCAAATCAACTTGAATCATTGAGCCTTACCATCACTTGAATCTCTTCTATATTCTTCACTGGCAACTGTGTAATATTTCGATACGATCCTTTGTATAATCTGTTTATTTTTCTTAGCACTCAATATACTCATGTTGTATAGCCACTGGCGATGACATTTTTTGCTCGTAGCAGAATGGAACTGGAATGATTCATaattttcatttcaatatttaGACAGACAACTTGGAATCTTACATATATTTTTTCCCCATATTTTCactattatttaaaatattttttcaacttTATTTTCAcacaaaatacttttttttttcttttcatttccttttgtttttctttgttaTGGATTAGTTAGCCATATAGCAGCCAGATGACGTCATTAAGGACAGGCATCAGGGGCGTCCGAACCATTGGCGCGGTTGCAGCTGTCCACTCCCCTCTTGGAGTTCGATTCATCGAGGTAGTGCTGGTAGACGTAGGACGCGAAGCCCCAAAACGCGATCCCCATCGCCACGGCCTTCGCCGCGTCCATCTCGTCGCCGAAGACCGCCACCGCCGCCAACGGCACCAGCGCGGTCCCCACCGTGCAGGTCACGTTGGCGAACAGCGCCGACGCCGCCTCCACCAGCGCCACTAGCCCCACCGCATAGAGTTGCCACGCCGCCGCGGTCCCCACCAGCGCCATCACGTACCCCGCCCTCCCCCCTCTCCGGAACCGCTCCATCTCCTCCCCCACCCGCCTCCACTCCCCGCTGGCCCACAGCCCTGCCACAGCCGCCGCCGTCGCCGCGGTGCTAGTCCACACCTCCATCTCCACCGCGGCCGCCCAAGTCCTCGCCTTTATCACCCTCTCGAACGAGAGCTCCATCAGGGACAGCGTGAGCGCGAAGAGCGCGGAGGCGGCCAGCGCCAGCGCCACCCCCAGCCGCCGCTCTGACCTGGAGGCGTTCGAAGCGTCGGACTCGGATCCGACGGCGACGAGCACGGCGGAGAAGGTGAGCAGCGCGACGGAGTTGAGGACGGGCGGGGTGAACCTGTGGGCATTGAGGAAGTAGGAGGAGACGGCGTTGAAGGCCAGCTGGGTGGCGCAGAGGAGGGAGAAGGTGGAGACGGGGAGGTAGAGGAGGGCGTAGGAGTACATGAGGTTGGAGGCGGAGATGAGGAAACCGAGGGAGAGGTAGATGAGGGCGATGTCACGGCGGCGGGCGGCGGAAGGTGGCGGCGGCGACTTGACGCGGAGGGAAAGGAGGCAGAGGAGGGGGAGGCAGAGAGGGGCGCCCGCTGATTGGACGACGGTCGCCAGCCACTTGCTGCGGCCACCTCCGTCGAAGTAGAGCCGGCCGAGGAGCGTTCCGGCGCTATGGGTCACGATGATGACGGAGGTGGCGACGGCCACCATGATCTGCCATTTCCACCGAAGCACCGCCGCCATCTCTTCGAACTTGGAAGGAGGGCGAGCCATGGCAATGCGAATCCAATTTATAGTCGAGAAAGACGAATTAGCTTTTTGCTAGACGCAACCGACAATGTCCTCCCCGAGCATCGTGCCTTTTGCCGGCTAACCAAGAACCTAACCGTCGGCTGTGAGCTCATGGTTTACTCACGCACACGGCACACGGCACACCATGATAGATACCTACAAGCTTATAGCTACCTTTCTCTTGATCCCTTAGTCATGAGTTTTTTGGCCCTGCTTGTGAGCCATTCATTCACATCACAAAGTGGTAGCAGCCCTTGCAAAGATAAAGAGAGAATCAGTGATGCTGGTAAAATCAGAGTTCGAATCTGAATGATTCTGAAAGTCGACCTCTCACTAAAAGCGACGGCCACTGTCGCTGCTTGATGGCTAAATTTAGTTAgtgattatatttttaattgatcaaaattttatattttatcatTAATTTAGCGATCAAGTTTAAAGTTtactaatatttaatatttaaccaTCGTATATAAATTTGATCTCTAATTACCGATCAATTTTTAGATTTAATCGTTACTTAACCTTCGATTTTAAAGTCGATTGCTAATTTAATGACTAATTTTTAATTCACTCTCTAATCTAATTGATCTGGTCCAAAAACGATAAAGAAGGCTAGCTAAAAATGTGGCTCCTTAATTGACTATGTGAAGACTATGCTCCGATCTATAATATAAAGAACGTTAGTACCGGATAAAGAAAGGAGTCTCCGGTGTTGgttctccaacgctcaagtcaatcaccgaaaTAATAGAAAGATGGCAAAGTGATGTAACAGTGGGAACACAAGCACAAATAATGTATATCACATATTTCCACCGGTACATGAACCCCCTTTTATATAGTGCTTCAATAGGCGATGTGCAGGCTCCTCAAGGTGCGAGTATGTTTTCCCAACACAATACCTTAATAGGATATGCAAATCCCTGACATGACAATAGAATCTTTCGTCATACGATTTATCTGTTGACCATGCCCTGTTGTCAGCAGCATTATATTAACTCCTAGAGGGATATTACGAGATATGGGAGGGGTCCCActatcactacaaaaaaatacaaATTTGGGGACAAAAGTCTGGAATGAAaataattcgtcccaaaattgggacAAAATTACCAACGAAAATAAATTTCGACCCAAATGACCAACGAAATTTGCAACGAAACAATTTTGTTCCAAGTTTGCAACAGGAAAaaatttcgttgctaaattcgacCCCAAATCTGGAacaaatccagaattcgtcccaaatttagggacgaaatagTGGGAGGGGTCCCACTATTTGGTTGAGTGGAATAGCCACTCGGCCAAGACTCCCTGCCTGACAATCTCAGCTGCTGCTCTCTTCCATAATACCTCGGTTCAGTAGGTTGTTTCTTGCTCGACCGACTGAGCGATCTACTCAAATGAGCTTCTTGGTCAATTGGACCCTTCAGGCCTGATCGACAATCGAAGTCGACCTCCGCTCAGCCCACTTTTGGTGAACTCGTTGGTTCTTTGGCATTGACTACCCTGACTTTGATCTCCACGTCGGCTGTTGTCTCCGCCCTTGGCCCATGCTTGGTAGACCCCCTTTATCGTCGCACACAAGTCTTCctctcaagtctaatcgaaggaggttgTTGTTGAGGATCAGTGGTCGGCTAGAAAGGGAGGTTGAATAGCTTGGTCACCTCCGACTTGATTGCTTCTCTACAAATCATTAATTGTGTAGCGGAATAGAACTAAAACAAAGAAAGCAATCAAACTCTAACACGTTTccttttacatggttcggagattgcttgctcctgtTTCACGGCTTATCTTTGAGGTGGGCGAACCCTCAATCCTTCAGTCAATTAGTCTCAGGTAATCTCCGGATAGAGCTTACTCCTTATCAGTAgagtactgttggtgcaaccttaggtcaaggttgacctggttgacccgactcgaggtgacttgactcgagttgtattttgatgtttgacttgggaagattgtcggtgcaaccttaggtcaaggttgacctagttgagttgcatgttgatgtttgacactcgtgagagagttctattcttgatgtgagacaagaatagatggttgggagattattggtacaaccctaggtcaaggattgacctggttgacctgaaaagtccaagtatggagacttggcactggaaaagtccgagcagggggcttggcacgcgaaaagtccaagtatggagacttggcgctggagaagtccaagcagggagcttggcacgggaaaagtccaagcagggagcttggcaaagtgggaaagtcctaactgggatgttaggcagtgtggaaagtcctggtgagtgaagccaggcagtgggaaagtcctaactgggatgttaggcagttggaaaatcctggtgagtgaagccaggcagtgggaaagtccaactgggatgttaggcagttggaaagtcctggtaagtgaagccaggcaatgagaaagtcctaactaggatgttaggcagtgtgaaaatcctggtgagtgaagccaggtggaaagtcctggtgagtgaagccgggcaagggaaaatccagatagatcaagggtgatcggacatctggtgttgagaagtccaagtgagtgaagcttggcatatggagtcggagagggctcggtagctcgttctccgaactaggttagagagggcactctaaacctaggagttggatcggtctgcagaccgatctagtgatactcagtgtttcctgatcggtctggtgaccgatcagattccactcagtagcatactgtggagttcctgatcggtccacagaccaatcaggcgacgatcagaagcgaagaaagaagctcctgatcggtccagggaccgatcaggtgtatgcctgatcggtctccacgaccgatcaggagacgagcgATTCTCTGTCGAAGAGAGCTGGGATCGGtacagagcctgatcggtccacagaccgatcagtgacgatccatctcttccctgatcggtctgcagaccgatcagggttctagccgttgcgacgcaacggctagtttcttcgctgtcttcttcgcaggtataaaggggtcgagggctgctgctgcacaaaaacttcttctcttttccttgaacttctg is from Zingiber officinale cultivar Zhangliang chromosome 7B, Zo_v1.1, whole genome shotgun sequence and encodes:
- the LOC122004424 gene encoding probable purine permease 11; the encoded protein is MARPPSKFEEMAAVLRWKWQIMVAVATSVIIVTHSAGTLLGRLYFDGGGRSKWLATVVQSAGAPLCLPLLCLLSLRVKSPPPPSAARRRDIALIYLSLGFLISASNLMYSYALLYLPVSTFSLLCATQLAFNAVSSYFLNAHRFTPPVLNSVALLTFSAVLVAVGSESDASNASRSERRLGVALALAASALFALTLSLMELSFERVIKARTWAAAVEMEVWTSTAATAAAVAGLWASGEWRRVGEEMERFRRGGRAGYVMALVGTAAAWQLYAVGLVALVEAASALFANVTCTVGTALVPLAAVAVFGDEMDAAKAVAMGIAFWGFASYVYQHYLDESNSKRGVDSCNRANGSDAPDACP